In Micropterus dolomieu isolate WLL.071019.BEF.003 ecotype Adirondacks linkage group LG17, ASM2129224v1, whole genome shotgun sequence, one genomic interval encodes:
- the mrm3a gene encoding rRNA methyltransferase 3A, mitochondrial, protein MAACMRSVICLVSIERNAFLTRGSSIVVQSKRYVRGLRRKPVRVLFPENETDKVLKPTPQSESAGQKINRETEAQFTSTTRHLEESDFVNTRSNVQSTLKHAHVTKDQIDGLRFERALPGDKRLARLVSVARSRTFREHQGKILLEGRRLICDALDAGANPQMVFFSTVDRLRELPLNKLKRATLVKVKFEDIKIWSDLVAPQGVIAIFSRPDPSRLNFANRGHSLPLSLICDNIRDPGNLGTMLRCAAAAGCNDVLLTKGCVDAWEPKVLRAAMGAHFRLPIYPSLGWDDIKNHLPKPVTVHVADSSCGTDRSRETEDSQVNVSHKSSKASDYGWVSTKPNHNNMRYVEYDSDSGSDSEYEGLELPRVDTKLYHDSWARNATALVIGGETQGLSLEAAQLAEKTAGHRLFIPVVPDVDSLNSAMAASILLFEGRKQLLKLKQIPGR, encoded by the exons ATGGCAGCGTGCATGAGAAGCGTGATATGTCTTGTTTCCATTGAGCGAAACGCTTTTCTAACAAGGGGAAGCAGCATTGTTGTGCAGTCTAAACGGTATGTACGCGGACTGAGGAGGAAGCCTGTCAGAGTGCTGTTTCCTGAAAACGAGACGGATAAAGTCCTCAAGCCGACGCCACAGTCTGAGTCAGCAGGGCAAAAAATCAACAGGGAGACGGAGGCTCAATTCACATCTACAACTAGGCATCTTGAAGAAAGTGACTTTGTCAATACGAGGAGTAATGTGCAGTCAACTCTAAAACATGCTCACGTTACAAAGGATCAGATTGATGGACTGCGCTTCGAGAGGGCTTTACCTGGAGATAAAAGACTGGC GAGGTTAGTGAGTGTTGCTCGTTCCAGGACGTTTCGGGAGCACCAGGGTAAAATCCTCCTGGAGGGCAGGCGTTTGATCTGTGACGCCCTGGACGCAGGAGCCAACCCACAGATGGTGTTCTTCAGTACGGTGGATCGGCTCAGAGAGCTGCCTTTAAACAAGCTGAAAAGGGCCACGCTAGTCAAAGTCAAGTTTGAGGACATCAAGATCTGGTCTGACCTTGTGGCCCCACAAGGGGTGATCG CCATATTTTCTCGCCCGGACCCGTCACGGTTGAACTTCGCAAACAGAGGTCATTCACTGCCGTTGTCCCTGATATGCGACAACATCCGAGACCCTGGCAACCTTGGGACCATGTTGcgatgtgctgctgctgctggctgtaaTGATGTACTACTCACCAAAG GTTGTGTTGATGCTTGGGAGCCTAAAGTTCTGCGTGCAGCAATGGGCGCCCATTTCCGCCTTCCCATCTATCCAAGCTTGGGCTGGGATGATATCAAAAATCATCTCCCTAAACCTGTGACTGTCCATGtggctgacagcagctgtggcaCTGACAGAAGCAGAGAAACGGAGGATTCACAAGTTAATGTGTCTCATAAATCCTCCAAAGCAAGTGACTATGGCTGGGTCAGCACAAAGCCTAATCACAATAACATGCGCTACGTGGAATATGATTCTGACTCTGGCTCAGATAGTGAATATGAGGGACTTGAACTTCCCAGAGTGGACACAAAGCTGTACCATGACAGCTGGGCTCGGAATGCCACTGCTCTTGTGATAGGTGGAGAGACACAGGGCCTGAGTCTAGAAGCAGCCCAGTTGGCTGAGAAAACCGCTGGCCACAGGCTCTTTATTCCGGTCGTTCCTGATGTAGACAGCTTGAATTCAGCCATGGCAGCCAGTATCCTTTTGTTTGAGGGCAGGAAACAACTGTTAAAACTAAAGCAGATACCGGGCAGATAA
- the glod4 gene encoding glyoxalase domain-containing protein 4, producing the protein MALRRALHFVFKVGDRTKTATFYRDVLGMKILRHEEFEEGCKATCNGPYDGKWSKTMVGFGPEDDHFVAELTYNYGVGEYQLGNDFLGLTLQSSKAVSNAKHLGWPLTEVGEALYLTQAPGGYPFYLVDKEQPPSDPVQKVCLGVSDLQRSTHYWTTLLGMKVMEKNEEKKTVLMGFADNQCKLELHDIGGTVDHGTAFGRIAFSCPREQLPDLEALMKKENQKILTPLVSLDTPGKATVEVVILADPDSHEICFVGDEAFRQLSMVDPKGNELLDKAIAEDKSDEWFAKHNRQKAAA; encoded by the exons ATGGCTTTGAGACGAGCactgcattttgttttcaaagttGGTGACAGGACCAAAACAGCCACGTTTTACCGAGATGTTCTTGGCATGAAG ATTTTACGACATGAAGAGTTTGAGGAAGGCTGCAAAGCAACGTGTAATGG CCCCTACGATGGCAAATGGAGCAAGACAATGGTTGGCTTTGGTCCAGAAGATGACCATTTTGTTGCTGAACTGACATACAATTATGGGGTGGGAGAGTATCAACTTGGCAATGACTTCTTG GGGCTCACTCTGCAGTCCAGCAAAGCTGTAAGCAACGCTAAGCATCTGGGATGGCCTCTTACTGAGGTAGGAGAGGCTCTGTATCTGACCCAGGCTCCAGGAGGGTATCCTTTCTACCTTGTCGACAAAGAGCAGCCTCCCAGTG ACCCAGTACAGAAGGTTTGTCTCGGAGTATCAGACCTCCAGAGATCGACCCACTACTGGACGACACTCTTGGGAATGAAGGTGATGGAAAAGaatgaggaaaagaaaacagtgcTGATGGGATTTGCAGACAATCAA TGTAAACTGGAGCTTCATGATATTGGTGGAACGGTAGATCATGGAACAGCATTTGGGAGAATAGCATTTTCATGCCCACGGGAGcaa CTGCCTGACCTCGAAGCCTTGATGAAAAAGGAGAATCAGAAAATTCTCACTCCGTTAGTCAGCCTGGACACTCCTGGAAAAGCCACAGTAGAAGTGGTTATCTTGGCCGACCCA GATAGTCATGAGATTTGCTTTGTGGGAGATGAGGCTTTCAGGCAACTGTCCATGGTGGACCCCAAAGGAAATGAATTGCTTGATAAG GCTATAGCCGAAGATAAAAGTGACGAGTGGTTTGCCAAACACAACAGACAGAAAGCTGCGGCATGA